From a region of the Mercurialis annua linkage group LG1-X, ddMerAnnu1.2, whole genome shotgun sequence genome:
- the LOC126683822 gene encoding uncharacterized protein LOC126683822, which translates to MTAASKNNHQPSSSRPPKNPNPNSIPTTATLNNSQNQDTNPNPCTNNSSPPLILSEQDNYLSRATHLTRYELLKRRSFNLKQLSKCYKDHYWALMEDLKVQYREYYWKYGASPFKEDQHPSLQQHNLERESGGILERESGGGGGGGGNNVNIEVIGENNNNNNNGNYSGVKGDLEVKNSNNNNNKNRCLFVGCKLKAMALTSFCHLHILSDAKQKLYKPCAYVIKSAQAGPITCGKPILRSSAPSLCTVHFQKAQKHVTRALKKAGLNVSSSSKLAPKFHVIVAEYVHQIQFKRRAAKRANRFKGSDKDASTS; encoded by the exons ATGACGGCGGCTTCTAAAAACAACCACCAACCCTCTTCTTCCCGGCCACCCAAAAACCCCAACCCTAACTCAATTCCAACAACAGCAACATTAAATAACTCCCAAAATCAAGACACCAACCCTAATCCTTGTACTAATAATTCATCACCACCGTTAATTCTATCGGAACAAGACAATTATCTGTCACGCGCCACCCATCTCACGCGCTACGAGCTATTAAAGCGGCGGTCTTTCAATCTAAAACAGCTGTCAAAATGTTACAAAGACCATTACTGGGCTTTAATGGAAGACTTAAAAGTTCAGTACAGAGAGTACTACTGGAAGTATGGTGCCAGCCCTTTTAAAGAAGATCAACATCCCTCTCTACAGCAACATAATTTGGAGAGAGAAAGTGGTGgtattttagagagagaaagcggcggcggcggcggcggcggtggcaATAATGTAAATATTGAAGTAATtggagaaaataataataataataataatggtaaTTATAGTGGAGTAAAGGGTGATTTGGAAGTGAagaatagtaataataataataataaaaataggtGTTTGTTTGTTGGATGTAAGTTAAAGGCAATGGCTTTGACTAGTTTTTGTCATCTTCATATTCTGTCTGATGCCAAGCAGAAGCTTTATAAGCCTTGTGCTTATGTCATCAAGAG TGCTCAGGCAGGGCCTATAACATGTGGAAAGCCAATACTGAGATCAAGTGCTCCTTCGCTATGCACCGTACACTTCCAAAAGGCTCAGAAGCATGTAACACGGGCTCTGAAGAAAGCAGGTCTTAACGTTTCTTCATCCAGTAAACTAGCTCCTAAGTTCCATGTCATAGTGGCAGAATATGTACatcaaattcaattcaaaagAAGAGCTGCTAAAAGGGCAAATAGATTTAAAGGTTCAGATAAGGATGCCAGCACTAGCTAA